Genomic DNA from Roseburia intestinalis L1-82:
GGATTGCTGCCATTCTTGGATCCAGTTCTGTTCTCTGGCAGTTGCATTCCCCTTTGTTCAGGTTCATTCCGCACACCTTGCAAATTCCTTTGCAATCATCCCTGCACAGAACTTTCATCGGCCAGTTCACCAAAATCTCTCCATAGATAAGTCTATCTATATCCAGATTAAATCCAATCAGGTAGTCATTATCTTCCACATCTTCGTCATGAACAACAGAATCTTCTAATTTGATATCCTTGTCAATCGAAAAGTGGATATCTGTCGGAACTTCCTCCAGACAACGGCTGCACGGAATCGACACTCGCAGATCAACATCACCCTGGATAAGCAGCCGCTTGTTCTCCCGGTTTGCGATACGCAGTTCTATCGGTGCTGCACTGATAATAGGAAATTCCCCTAACTTTGATATAAAAGACGTAAGTTCAATCTGAACCTGCTTTGTTTCTTCCTTGTTTTCACAAGATAAAATGTCTGAAATATCTATAATCACGGCATTCTCCTATATCTTTTTTTGTGAATCAAACCTTTTATCTAGGCTTTTCACACCTAAATGATTATACATAGTGAAAACAGGTTTGTCAAGTATTTTTTCTTGACAACCCTGTTTTTTTATTTTTCATCGTCTATGAACCTCAAAGACCCGCTGTTTTGCCTATTTTACAAGTGCAACCGTCTCTCTTGCGATTGCAAGCTCCTCGTTGGTCGGGATCACACAGACTTTTACTTTGGAATCTGCTGTTGAGATCACTTTTTCCTCTCCGTGTACTTCGTTTGCCTGTGCATCTACTGTAATTCCAAGATATCCAAGATACTCAAGTACCTTTGCTCTGACGATCGTTGTATTTTCTCCGATACCTGCAGTAAATGCAATCGCATCCACACCATTCATTGCTGCCACATATGCACCGATATATTTTGCAACACGGTAGCAGAATACGTCGATAGCACCGATTGCAAGCTCATTTCCTTCATTGGCTGCAGCCTCAAGATCACGGAAATCACTTGATAATTTTGATAATCCCTGTACACCTGACTTTTTATTCAAAACATTCATGACACCTTCGATATCTAAGTTCTCTTTCTTTGCAATGAACTCCATGATTGCCGGATCAATATCGCCGGAACGTGTTCCCATAACAAGTCCCTCTAAAGGTGTAAGACCCATGGATGTATCTACACACTCACCATTTAATACGGCACTGATAGAAGCACCATTTCCAAGATGAGCCACAATGATCTTAGAATTTTTCAGATCCATTCCAAGGAATTCAGCAGTACGTTTTGATACAAAACTGTGGCTGGTTCCATGGAAGCCATATCTTCTTACTTTGTACTTTTCATAGTATTCGTATGGAAGACCATAAAGGAATGCTTTCTTTGGCATTGTCTGATGGAATGCTGTATCAAATACACCTACCATCGGTACGTCTGGCATCAGTTCTTTACATGCATCGATACCGATCAGGTTTGCCGGGTTGTGAAGTGGTGCAAGGTCATTGCACTCTTCGATTGCTTTTAATACTTCCGGTGTTAAAACGGTAGAAGAAGCAAACTTCTCTCCACCATGTACAACACGGTGACCAACTGCATCGATCTCGGAAAGACTCTTGATTGCACCTGTTTTCTCATTTACCAGTGCATCAAGTACCATCTGGATTGCCTGTTTGTGCGTCGGCATTGCTGCTTCTGTGATCTCTTTGTCTAATCCGGTCTTCTGGTATACCAGTCTTCCGTCAATACCGATTCTCTCGCAAAGTCCTTTTGCTAATACTGCTTCACTGTCAGAATCGATGAGCTGATATTTCAGTGAAGAACTTCCGCAGTTTACTACTAAAACGTTCATATTTTCCTCCCATGCCCTGCCTGCTTTCGAATGGCAGTTTTCTTTTCTTATATAAATGATAAATGGGCAGTCCGACCGATACGAACCGCATATAACTCTAGTATACGCCTCTAACTCTGTTCGCACAAGGTGTTTAAAGTGAGATTTTTTGTACAAAATGAAAAACAGGTTGACAGAATTTTAACGTTATTTTTTTAACAAATCCCAGACATTCACATTTGCGAAAAAAATCTGTGTATGGTAGTCTGTAATCATGCTGTTACACGCAGAATCTGTGCTTACGCCCAAACCTGAGATACAGATGGAATCAGGATTTTCAAAAAATGGTCAGAAATGGAGTATCTTATGAAAACAATCGGAATCATTGCAGAATACAACCCTTTCCACAACGGACATGCCTACCAGATTGCAGAGTTAAAACGAAAAACAAATGCTGATTTTGTCGTCATCGCCATGAGCGGTGACTTTGTCCAGAGAGGAGCCCCTGCCATCATCGATAAATATTGCAGGGCAGAAATGGCGCTTTTATGTGGTGCGGATCTTGTCATCGAACTCCCGGCTGTCTGGGCAGTCTCCTCCGCGGAGGATTTTGCCATGGCAGGTGTTACCCTGTTTGATAAAATGGGCTGTATCGACGGGATATGCTTTGGAGCAGAATCCGACCAGCTCCCCCTGCTTAAGAGCATTGCCGGTGTTCTTGCAGAAGAACCGGACATTTACAGATCTGCGCTTTCTTCTTATTTAAAAAAGGGACTGGCATTTCCGGCTGCAAGAGCTGCTGCGCTTTCTGATTATTTTAAGAGCACCGGAATGAATTTCCTCATTTCCATATTAGATACTCCGAATAACATCCTCGCGGTCGAATATTTAAAGGCACTGAAACGGCGTAATTCTGCCATGACTCCAATCCTGATCCCGCGGGCGGGGAGCGGATATCATGATACCACGATCAACACACCGACAGCTTCTGCCTCCGCCATCCGCGCGGCAGTTTCTAATGTTACACCATCGGATAATCATACTTTCCATTTTTCATCTGCAGATTACGGTTCACAGAGTATTCATTCCAGCCGGCCACATCTTTCGGAAATTGCATCTTCGATGCCGGAACCGGCTTTTGCACTGTTTCAAAAGGAGATCACATCCGGCAGACTTATGGATGCTGATGACTTTTCCTCCATTCTTGGCTACCGGATCTTATCGTGCATCAAAAAGGAATTAGAAAATATCTATGATATGACACCGGAGATTGCAAACCGCATAATAAAGAACAGATATCATTTTTCCTCTTTCACACAGTTTTGTGCACAAAACAAGAGCCGCGATATCACCTACACACGCATGAACCGGATCCTTCTGCATCTGATCCTTCAGATGACCCAGACGGATGTGAAGCAATATAAGGAGACTGATTACATCCCTTACCTGCGAATCCTCGGTTTCCGCAAAGATGCTTCCGCCCTGCTTTCTGCCTTAAAAAAATCCGCAAAAGTACCTGTCATCTCTAAGCTCTCCTCTGCCCTGCGCACACTTGACGGAACTGCAAACCAGATGCTGAAACAGGATATTTTTTCTTCTGAGCTCTACGAACAGCAAAAAACAGGAAAAACGAAAAATCGTTTTTCCTGTCCTGAATGCAGCAAAGAAATCATCCGTGTCTGATCAATGATGGAACAGACGGATTCCGGTAAATGCCATTGCCATATTGTATTTGTTACAGGTCTCAATGACATTATCATCACGGATAGATCCGCCCGGCTGTGCCACATATGCCACGCCGCTCTTATGTGCACGCTCGATGTTATCCCCAAATGGGAAGAATGCATCAGATCCAAGCGCCACATTTGTGTTTTTATCTAACCATGCACGTTTTTCCTCTGCGGTAAAGACCTCCGGTTTTACCTTAAAGATGTTTTCCCATGCACCGTCAGCTAAGACAT
This window encodes:
- a CDS encoding nucleotidyltransferase, which gives rise to MKTIGIIAEYNPFHNGHAYQIAELKRKTNADFVVIAMSGDFVQRGAPAIIDKYCRAEMALLCGADLVIELPAVWAVSSAEDFAMAGVTLFDKMGCIDGICFGAESDQLPLLKSIAGVLAEEPDIYRSALSSYLKKGLAFPAARAAALSDYFKSTGMNFLISILDTPNNILAVEYLKALKRRNSAMTPILIPRAGSGYHDTTINTPTASASAIRAAVSNVTPSDNHTFHFSSADYGSQSIHSSRPHLSEIASSMPEPAFALFQKEITSGRLMDADDFSSILGYRILSCIKKELENIYDMTPEIANRIIKNRYHFSSFTQFCAQNKSRDITYTRMNRILLHLILQMTQTDVKQYKETDYIPYLRILGFRKDASALLSALKKSAKVPVISKLSSALRTLDGTANQMLKQDIFSSELYEQQKTGKTKNRFSCPECSKEIIRV
- a CDS encoding acetate kinase, with the translated sequence MNVLVVNCGSSSLKYQLIDSDSEAVLAKGLCERIGIDGRLVYQKTGLDKEITEAAMPTHKQAIQMVLDALVNEKTGAIKSLSEIDAVGHRVVHGGEKFASSTVLTPEVLKAIEECNDLAPLHNPANLIGIDACKELMPDVPMVGVFDTAFHQTMPKKAFLYGLPYEYYEKYKVRRYGFHGTSHSFVSKRTAEFLGMDLKNSKIIVAHLGNGASISAVLNGECVDTSMGLTPLEGLVMGTRSGDIDPAIMEFIAKKENLDIEGVMNVLNKKSGVQGLSKLSSDFRDLEAAANEGNELAIGAIDVFCYRVAKYIGAYVAAMNGVDAIAFTAGIGENTTIVRAKVLEYLGYLGITVDAQANEVHGEEKVISTADSKVKVCVIPTNEELAIARETVALVK
- a CDS encoding YceD family protein; the encoded protein is MIIDISDILSCENKEETKQVQIELTSFISKLGEFPIISAAPIELRIANRENKRLLIQGDVDLRVSIPCSRCLEEVPTDIHFSIDKDIKLEDSVVHDEDVEDNDYLIGFNLDIDRLIYGEILVNWPMKVLCRDDCKGICKVCGMNLNKGECNCQRTELDPRMAAIQDVFNKFKEV